The DNA segment GTGCGTGAGAGCGCCGCGGCATCCCGGTCCCAGAGCACGACGGCAGCGGCGCCCTCGCGGACGGCGCGCGCGGCGTAGTCGCGCCCCATTCCGCTCGCGGCGCCGGTGATGAGCAGGGTCGCGCCCCGAACGGTTCCAGCCATGCCGCCCATTCTGGCAAGCCGCCGGTGTTACGCCGTGCTTCGGCCGGCCGCGCGGCCTCAGCCCGATCCGGTTAGCGTCGAGCAACCCACCCGAGAACGAACCGGAGCACGTCATGACCAGCGCCACCACCGCGACCGCCGAGCGGCCGGTCGCGACCGCTGCGGCGTCCGAGTCTCCCGCGAGCACCGCCGCACCGGTCTCGCTGCGGCGGGTCGGGCGCGCGTTCGCGGCTCCCGACGGGGGCACCCGTGAGGTCCTGCGCGACATCGACCTCGAGGTCGGCGCGGGCGAGATCGTCGCGATCCTCGGCCCGAGCGGATGCGGCAAGTCGACGCTCCTGCGGATCATCGCGGGCCTGGACCATCCGACGGCCGGTCACGTGGCGATCGACGGATCGGCCGTGCGTGCCTACGACGTGCGCTGCGCGGTCGGGTTCCAGGAGCCTCGGCTGCTGCCGTGGCGGAGCATCGAGCGGAATGTCGCGCTCGGCCTGCCCCGCGGGACTGCGCGTCGCGACGGCCGCGACCACGTCGCCCGCCTGCTCGAGCTCGTCGGCCTGGCCGACTTCGCCGGGCACCGGCCGCACGAGGTCTCGGGCGGCATGGCGCAGCGCGCCTCGCTGGCCCGTGCGCTCGCGCGCAACCCCGAGGTGCTGCTGCTCGACGAGCCGTTCGGCGCGCTCGACGCGCTCACGCGCCTGAAGATGCAGGACCTCCTGCTCGATGTCCACGCCGCCGAACCGACGACGGTCCTGCTCGTCACGCACGACGTCGACGAGGCGCTGCAGCTCGCCGACCGGATCGTGCTGCTCGGCTCCGACGACGGCCGGCCGGGTGCCGACATCCGCCAGACCGTCGTCGTGCCCGGCCACCGCCCGCGCGACCGCGGCTCGGCCGAGCTCGCCGAGCTCCGCGGGCGCCTGCTCGACGGGCTCGGCATCGACCGGCACGGCGCCGCACGCGGCATCCCGGCCACGACCACCATCCCCCACTACCCGTACTGACCCGCGGCGGACCACAGCCCCGCCGCACCACCGCATCGCACCGCCATCCTGAAGGAGTCCACCGTGTCCCGCACCCCGTTCCTCCGCACCGCGCTCGTCGCGGGCGCCGCCGCAGCCGCACTCGTCCTCTCGGGTTGCGTCGCGGGCGAGGGCCAGGCCTCCGAGCCCGTCGCCGAGGGCGACTCGCTCGAGGGCCGGGTCCTGAACATCGACTTCGCGACGTACAACCCGCTGAGCCTCATCATCAAGGACCAGGGCTGGCTCGAGGCCGAAGGGCTCGAGGTCAACTGGGTGCAGTCGGCCGGCTCGAACAAGGCCAACGAGGCGCTGCGTGCCGGCGCCGTCGACGTGGGCTCGACCGCGGGGTCCGCGGCGCTGCTCGCACGCGCCAACGGTTCGCCGATCAGGACGATCGACATCTACTCGCAGCCCGAATGGTCGGCGATCGTCGTCGGCCCCGGCAGCGAGTTCGCCGAGGTCGCCGACCTGAAGGGCAGGACCGTCGCGGCCACCAAGGGGACCGACCCGTACTTCTTCCTGCTGCAGGCCCTCGAGGCGAACGGGCTCTCGGCCGACGACGTCACCGTCGAGAACCTCCAGCACGCCGACGGCTGGGCGGCCCTCCAGAACGGCGCGGTCGACGCGTGGGCGGGCCTGGACCCGATCATGGCCGGAGCCGAGGAGGCCGGCGCGACGCTGATCTACCGCAACGTCGATTTCAACAGCTACGGGTTCCTCAACGCGACCGAGTCGTTCCTCGAAGACGAGCCCGAGCTCGCGCAGCTCGTCGTCGACGCGTACGAGCACGCCCGCGCGTGGGCGGCCGAGAACCCGGAGGAGACCGCGGCGATCCTCGCCGAGGTCGCCGGCCTCGACGAGTCGATCGCGTCGAAGGTCATCCTCGAACGATCGAACCTCGACGTCGACCCGGCCCCGGGCGACGCGCAGCTCGCCCTGCTCGGCAAGATCGGGCCCGTCTTCGTCGAGCTCGGCGACGTCGCGGCGCAGGCTCAGGTCGATGAGGCGCTCGAGACCCTCCTCGACCCCTCGTTCGTCGAGGACGCCGACCCCGAGCGGTTCGCGAAGTAACCGGTCCGAACCCAGGGAGCAGACGATGACGACGGATGCCGCCGAAACCGCCGCAGCACGACGCCCGGGCCTGCCCGACGGCTCGGCCGACGCCGAGTTCGCGGCCCCCGTCGGCGTCGGCGGGACCCCCGTCGCCGCTGCGGGATGGCAGGGGTCTTCGGGGATCGACGCCCGCCCCGCGGCATCCGTCGCCTCGTCGAGGCCGGTCGGCGACCGGCGGCCGCTCACCGCCCGACGCTGGGTCCGCATCGTCGGCGGCGCGCTCATCCCCCTCGTGCTGCTCGCGACCTGGCAGCTCGTCTCGACCTCGGGCGCGGTGCCCGTGTCGCAACTGCCGAGCCCCGAGATGGTGTGGCTCGCCGCCGTCGACCTCGCCGAACGCGGTCTGCTCGGGCTCTACGTCGCGATCTCGACGCAGCGCGTGTTCATCGGCTTCGCGTTCGGGGCGCTGTTCGGGCTGCTCGCGGGCGCGGTCGTGGGCCTCTCCCGGCTCGGCGACGTGCTGCTCGCGCCGACGCTCGGCGCCGTGCGCGCCGTGCCGTCGCTCGCGTGGGTGCCGCTGCTGATCCTGTGGTTCGGGATCGGCGAGGACTCGAAGGTCATCCTCATCGCGATCGGCGCGTTCTTCCCCGTCTACACGATCGTCGCCGCATCCCTGCGGCACGTCGACACCCGGCTGCTCGAGGCCGGTCGTGCGTTCGGGCTGCGCGGCCCCGCGCTGTTCGCCACGGTCCAGCTTCCGGCGGTGGTGCCGTCGGTCATCGCCGCGCTGCGACTCGCGCTCGCCCAGGCGTGGCTGTTCCTCGTCGCCGCCGAGCTCATCGCGTCGTCGATGGGGCTCGGGTTCCTGCTCAGCGACTCGGGCAACACGGGGCGCATCGACCGGATCTTCCTCGCGATCATCCTGCTCGCCGTGCTCGGCAAGCTGAGCGACGCGCTCGTGGGGCTGCTCGAGCGGTGGGCCGTGCGCCGCTGGGCGTGAGGCTGCGACCGTCCGCGGCTATTCGACGAGCTGAAGCGCCTCCACCCGTTCGCCGGGGCCGACCAACAGCATCACCCGGCGCCCCGAGACGCCCTCGAGCGCCGCGACCAGGGCCTCGGGCTCGATCGGGCGGTCGCCGTCGACCGGTTGCCTCGCCCAGACCGTGACCGAGGAACCCGTCGCGGCCGCGAGGGCGCGTCGGATCTCCTCGGTGTCGCCCGCGGCGACGAGCACGATGCGGCCGATGCGGCGTTGCGGCGCCGCCGCGCCCGAGGCGGCGAGCGCCGCGCGATCGCCCCGCCAGACGGCGAAGTGGTACGCGAAGACCAGCGCGGTCGCGACCAGCAGGCCGAACGGCGCGCGGATCCGGTCGATGAGCGCCGAGCCGGTCCCCGCGTCGAGCAGGAACTCGAACAGGCGGAAGCCGACGACCAGTACCGCGACGATCGCGACGATCGCGCTCACGCCGAACACCGCGACGAGGTAGACCCGTCGTCCGACCCCGGCCGCGGCCGCGTCGGGGACCCGCCGCGTCGGTCGCCACGTCGCCCACCACGTCGGCCCGCCGACCAGGAGCGCACTGATCCCGCCCAGCAGGAGTTCGCGCGTGCCCGACGTCGCCAGCGGATCCGTGAACGCCGCGAGGGCGGCGTTCACGATGACCCCGATGCCGGATGCCGCGGCCACGAGCCCGACCCCCGACACGACGAGTACCGCGGCTCGGGCGATCGCCTCGGAGCTGCGCCGTGCGACCCGGGCGTGCAGGCGCCAGACGAGCGCGCCGACCGCGGCCGAGGCGAGCGCCGAGTCGAGCGATCCGAGGATGCTCGCGGCCCCGTCGGCGGGGTCGAACACGAGGCGCAGTCCGACGAAGAGCACGATCGCGAGCCCGGAGAGCGCGGCCACGGCGCCGCCGAGCACCCCGACCACGACGACTTCGACGCCCGCGAACGCCGTGGGGATGCGCCGGACGCCGTCGCCCGC comes from the Agromyces marinus genome and includes:
- a CDS encoding aliphatic sulfonate ABC transporter substrate-binding protein, with the protein product MSRTPFLRTALVAGAAAAALVLSGCVAGEGQASEPVAEGDSLEGRVLNIDFATYNPLSLIIKDQGWLEAEGLEVNWVQSAGSNKANEALRAGAVDVGSTAGSAALLARANGSPIRTIDIYSQPEWSAIVVGPGSEFAEVADLKGRTVAATKGTDPYFFLLQALEANGLSADDVTVENLQHADGWAALQNGAVDAWAGLDPIMAGAEEAGATLIYRNVDFNSYGFLNATESFLEDEPELAQLVVDAYEHARAWAAENPEETAAILAEVAGLDESIASKVILERSNLDVDPAPGDAQLALLGKIGPVFVELGDVAAQAQVDEALETLLDPSFVEDADPERFAK
- a CDS encoding ABC transporter ATP-binding protein; the protein is MTSATTATAERPVATAAASESPASTAAPVSLRRVGRAFAAPDGGTREVLRDIDLEVGAGEIVAILGPSGCGKSTLLRIIAGLDHPTAGHVAIDGSAVRAYDVRCAVGFQEPRLLPWRSIERNVALGLPRGTARRDGRDHVARLLELVGLADFAGHRPHEVSGGMAQRASLARALARNPEVLLLDEPFGALDALTRLKMQDLLLDVHAAEPTTVLLVTHDVDEALQLADRIVLLGSDDGRPGADIRQTVVVPGHRPRDRGSAELAELRGRLLDGLGIDRHGAARGIPATTTIPHYPY
- a CDS encoding ABC transporter permease produces the protein MTTDAAETAAARRPGLPDGSADAEFAAPVGVGGTPVAAAGWQGSSGIDARPAASVASSRPVGDRRPLTARRWVRIVGGALIPLVLLATWQLVSTSGAVPVSQLPSPEMVWLAAVDLAERGLLGLYVAISTQRVFIGFAFGALFGLLAGAVVGLSRLGDVLLAPTLGAVRAVPSLAWVPLLILWFGIGEDSKVILIAIGAFFPVYTIVAASLRHVDTRLLEAGRAFGLRGPALFATVQLPAVVPSVIAALRLALAQAWLFLVAAELIASSMGLGFLLSDSGNTGRIDRIFLAIILLAVLGKLSDALVGLLERWAVRRWA
- a CDS encoding DUF5671 domain-containing protein, producing the protein MSAPGGGGTVQGVVRRLIVFVLLFALVTIAAIGVSGLLDRALESGRGLAGDDPTGLAVSLAFTLIGGPLAALLWWAAWRRLAEPAERGSVAWGIYLAGMTTVSLVVATSALATTLVDLVDADWNPGAFTIALTWAAVWIWHRRMLRHPAKAPTRLPTVPLVLGAAYGLIVGARGAILALAELFDAALRTGLQTVIVGEPWGLDVVGHLIWAALGIAVWWWHWAGDGVRRIPTAFAGVEVVVVGVLGGAVAALSGLAIVLFVGLRLVFDPADGAASILGSLDSALASAAVGALVWRLHARVARRSSEAIARAAVLVVSGVGLVAAASGIGVIVNAALAAFTDPLATSGTRELLLGGISALLVGGPTWWATWRPTRRVPDAAAAGVGRRVYLVAVFGVSAIVAIVAVLVVGFRLFEFLLDAGTGSALIDRIRAPFGLLVATALVFAYHFAVWRGDRAALAASGAAAPQRRIGRIVLVAAGDTEEIRRALAAATGSSVTVWARQPVDGDRPIEPEALVAALEGVSGRRVMLLVGPGERVEALQLVE